Genomic segment of Nostoc sp. TCL240-02:
GGATAGCCGTACAAAGCGCTCCACTTTGACTAATGAAGCCGACATTCCCAGGACGCGCCATTGTGCTGGCAAAAGTTGCATTTAAACCTGTGCGTGGACTCATTACACCCAAGCAATTAGGGCCAATAATCCGCATTTTGCCACGATGCGCTTGCTCAAGTATTTGCTGTTCTAAGGCTACACCCTCAGCACCAGCTTCTTTAAAACCAGCACTAAGGATAATTGCACCTTTCACACCTGCATCCACGCACTCAGCAATAATACCTGGAACTGTTGTTGCAGGGGTGGCAATCACTGCCAAATCAACTAATTCTGAGACATCAAAGATAGTCGGGTATGCTTTGATTCCCAGAATGCTGTGCCGTTTGGGATTAACAGGGAAAACAGTTCCACCAAAAGGATTGCCGATCAAATTCCATAGTAGGGTGCGTCCAACACTACCAGCTTTTTCGCTAGCACCAATTACAGCAACACTTTTTGGGGTAAAAATAGTATCAAGGGGGTTAGCTTTTTCAGTTCGCAAAATATCATAGGCGCGTTCAACAGATGACTGGATAGGCTTTTGCATGAGTTGCTGTTACCTGTGGTGGAAATATCTTTTAAAGAAGTAAGCTAAAATTTTCGTCTATAATTTGGGTAACTTTTTGTAAAGCGATCGCTACTCCAATTTCAGCGATTGGTGATAAGCTGTAGCCTAATTCAAAGTTTACGCCTGGTACTTTTATCCACCAAGCTGGTGGACAACGATTATAAAGGGCTTGAGTGAGAGCTAAGAGCGATCGCGGATCGGCTGTATGTCCAGCGATAATGCTGAAAGATTCAGATGAAAGCGATTGTACTTGCACTTGAGAACTTTCAGAAGTGAAACAAGCATCGATAAAGATTGCCAAATCAGCATGGGCTAAAGCTTCAACAAGTTCAGGGGTGAGTTGATGGACAGCAAGAGATTTCACATTTGATAGATGCAACGCCTTAGCTACTCGTTGTCCAATGCCATCATCACTACGCAATTCATTACCGTAACCAATGGCGTAGGCGTAGCCCGTCGTAGACATCGCTTCCGGCGGAGCATAGCCCATCGCATTAGAATTCATATTTTTAGCTGTCTAACACTATTTTAAAGTTAGAAAAAAAACTTGAGAAACTTGTGAGGAGATAGAGAAACTTGACAGAAATACTCACAAGTTCCTCAAATTCTTTTTCTAACTTCAAGATAAAGATGCCCAACTATTGCATTAATTAGCTTGAAAATTTCTGAAGCAAGAAACATAGGTTAAGCAAAAGAGATAGGCATCTGCCAAAAGTAGTGAAAAATTTTTGAACTTGGAATTGCTTAGGAGCTACACACCATGAGTACCATTGTTCAACCTCAAAGAGAATTTAATTTTTTTGATTTCTGGGATAGTTTTTGTCGCTGGATTACTAGTACAGAAAATCGGATTTACATCGGCTGGTTTGGTGTGTTGGCGATTCCCACCTTGTTGGCTGCCACCACCTGTTTTATTTTGGCTTTTATTGCCGCTCCCAGCGTAGATATGGATGGCATTCGTGAGCCAATCATGGGTTCACTGATGGATGGTAATAACTTAATTACAGCCGCAGTTGTACCGACCTCTGCTGCCATTGGTTTGCACTTTTATCCGATCTGGGACGCGGCATCAATCGATGAATGGCTCTACAATGGTGGGCCATATCAATTAATTGTGCTGCATTTTATTATTGGTATTTGGTGCTATCTAGGGCGATTTTGGGAACTGAGCTATCGTTTAGGAATGCGCGCCTGGATAGCAATTGCCTATTCTGCACCCGTCATCGCTGCTACTTCCGTTTTGCTGGTTTATCCCATTGGTCAAGGTAGTTTTTCTGATGGTTTACCTTTGGGAATCACTGGAACTTTCCACTTTATGTTGGCTTTCCAAGGTGATCATAATATCCTTATGCACCCGTTTCACATGTTGGGTGTAGCCGGTATATTCAGTGGCGCACTCTTTAGTTCTTTACATGGTTCTTTGGTGACTTCAACACTCATTCAGAAGACCGATGAAAATGAATCAATTAATGCCGGATATAAGTTGGGTCAGAAGAAATTTACCTACAAGTACCTAGCAGGACACTCTAGCTTTTTGGGACGTTTGTTGATTCCTATCTTTGCTAGTAAAAATCATCGTGCTTTCCATTTATTATTAGCAGCATTCCCAACGATAGGTATTTGGTTTGCAGCGATGGGTGTATGTTCGATGGCATTTAATATCAATGGGTTGAACTTTAATCATTCCATCTTAGATAGTCGGGGTGAAGTAATTAGAACCAATGCTGATATCCTGAACCGTGCCAATCTGGGTATAAATGCAATGCACGCTCCTAACGTCCATAATTTTCCTTTAGTTTTGTCTAGTGGTCAACCTATTCCAGTTAGTTAAAGATTGCATCCATCCATTTTTATAGTGGTTTTCAACCTGCCTGTAATTCTAGTATTAGTCAATATTGCAGGCAGGTTTTTCATCAGAAGAATTTTGAATGCGGTACTAAAAAATCAAGTGAGCTTTTTCCTTGCTTTCATGCCAAGGTGAATTTTGGGTATTTATTTCTCCAGAGGTGTTAGTTTTAAAGGATACAATGGCTCAGATCCATTTAATTGCCAAATTCTAAATACCAATACAGCAGCTACAGTTAGCCATACACAAGAAAATGATAAAGTCATTCCCGCTACAGGATTAGTTTGCCAATAAATTGCTGTCACCACTACAGCAGATAACCAAGGGCCTAAAATAACTACAGGAACAGCAGCACCTAATCTCCGTTCTACAGTAAAAATCGTATTCCAAGTATCCCCTAAAGCCAGATGTACCACAAACAAAAGTAAAGGCAGCACTAAAAATTGGTGATTCATTTGCTGCCAAATCAATACAGAAGAAATTAATTACCCGCAAAGCGGCAATTATCATCCAAACTATGGGAAATACTAAAGGTGGAGGAGACCATCTGGGTATAATTACCTGGTCATAAGTCTGGCGAGAACGGGTATTATCTAAAAGAGAAAAAATCCGTGAACGGATACTTAAGAGAGCAAAAAGTAATCCAGTCAATAAAGTGCTAAACCAACTGGGAAAAGAAGAATTGTTATCAATTAATATTACTAATTTTTCCATTCCCAGTAAAACGAGAATCATAACTACTATTTGTAGGAGTGTTCCTAGTGTATAAACTAAAATTGCTCTGATGTCTAGTTCTTGTGTAGTAGCTATTAATGTATCTCGATAATGTTGTTGATTACCAGCTTTTACCCCCATCACTGTATTGACAAACTGTTCAAGCATTCCACTATTATTGGATCAGGGTAAGAGCATCTCAATCAGGCTTGACAGAAGGATTCAGAGGAATTTAATGTAGAGTCAAGAAAACAAAAACTGAGAACGCGAATTATATAATCGTTGTCCATAGCCGTGCGCTTCATTTTTTGACGAAGACTACGTTTGTAAGTATGTTCGCGATTAAGGGCATTGAGAGCAATGCGTCGTAAAAGGGCAAAATTACGCGGACTATGGAAAGAGCGAATGCGGCAAGAATCTTCTGCAAAAGTACAATCAAGTGTCCAGTGAGCCTGGTTTTCAATACCCCAATGTTTTCGGATAGCTCGACCTAAAAGTTGAGCGTCACTATGTAAAGAAGTCAGATAAAACTGAATTTCACGAGTAGTTTGATTCCAAAGACGACGCACTCGGACAACCATAACCACACTTTGAAGTCCTGCCCATAGTCGGGGCTGGTAAAGTTCACCAATGGCAGAAACTGGAACAGACCAAACTTGACGGATTTCCGTGCGATAATGTCCTTTCTCAATGCGTTGCTCATAACTGACATCAATACCTTGAAAATCCTGTGCAGAAGCTTGTTCAAACCATTGTTCTACCTGACGGTAGAGAGTCGGGTGATTAGCCTTAAGTGCCAGAACATAATCTGCTTTCTTATCAATAATCTTTTTGGCAATTTCTGTTTGTGTCCCCATTGCATCAATGGTGATGATAGCTCCTGTGATATCTAGTAATTCTAGTAATGCGGGAATAGCAGTAATTTCATTAGATTTATCTTCCACTTTCATCTGTGCCAACACCAAATTTTGTTCGCTTGCCCAAGCACTAATTACGTGCAGTGCTGATTTCCCTTGATTGCGGTCGTAAGAACCCCTAATTGTCTTTCCATCTATGGGGATTATCTCTCCTCCCATCTTTGTCACCAGGGTTTCTATCCATCTTAGAAAACAACGATTCAATTCTTCTGGGTTAATGAACTCAAACACTCGTCGGAAGGTATCAGACGCTCGAAGACTCGCTAACGCTACGCTATCGGAGGGAATTCCATTTGGTAATGCCAAAAATTCTTCTAACCACTGTCGCTTACTTATGCCGTAATTCTCGATATCTTCCCATCCCTGCGCTCCTGCTATGACTGCCAGAATTGCAATTACTAAAATGTCCCTAAGTTGATGTTTTTTGGTTCGCTCTACTCTTGGGTCTTTAATAAGAGCAAAATGCTCCACTAGATTCTGTTGAATACGGACGATATCTGCCACTTCTGCTGGCTTTCGCTGATGAGGAGAATTTTCTAGAGTATCAGCAGATTTAATTTCAAAGCCTTCTGACATCAAATTGACTCCAGGCGATTTTCAATCGAGCAATTGAATTCATCTCATTGATCTTGCTCAGTTGTCAAGTCCATTTTTTACAGAGTCGTTTATGCTGATCTTCTTTGATTTGTCAAGTTCTCTTTATACCAAATTAGATGAGCTTACCCTGCTATTATTGGATTTATTCATAATTAAGAGATTGTGCCTAGTTTGTGATTAGTAACAATAGGTGATTATATCGCTATTCTATTACTCTAGGCAGAGGTAAATAAGAAAATTTTAGATCCAGAGGTATCTTGAATATAAGCTCGTATTCGATTCATTAATTCAGTTATTGTTATTCAATCGATAAATGTGTTTTTTAAGTTAGGATTCACAATAGATTAATCTCGCCAAACTTCATTTACAATATTCCCATCTATCCCAACTAATTGAATATGCAAAGGCATCTGTCCTGCCGCATGAGTTGAACAACTCAAACAAGGATCAAAAGCTCGAATTCCCGCTTCAACACGGTTTAACATCCCTTCAGCAATTTCTGAACCATGAATAAAATGTCGGGCAATTTGCGCGACTGTACGATTCATTGCTAGATTGTTCTGACCTGTGGCAATTACTAAATTTACTTTCTGAAGTAACCCATTTTCATCAACTTGATAATGGTGAAATAATGTACCGCGTGGTGCTTCACTTACACCTATTCCTTCTAATTGGTTGATGCCAGCATCAGCACACAATTTTTTAGACATTAAATCTGAGTCATCTATTATAATTTCTATGTGTTCAATGCAAGCCAGAATTTCAATTAACCGGGCGTAGTGATAGAAAAATGATGAAGTGACAGTGCCTTTACCTCTGTCTCTAAATTCTCTCAATTCTGCATCAGCTAAAGGCGTACCAATATGACTGCAAATATTCAGGCGTGCTAGCGGCCCTACCCGATAAATACCACTATCTAAACGACAATGGTCGCTCTGGTCAGGATAACCTAAAGGGCGATAGTAGGGAGATTTTAAATAGGAATCTGGTTGAACTGCTTCACCAATAAATTCTTGATAATGAGTTGCATCTAGTTTATCGGCAATAATATTTCCCGCACTATCTACAAAACGAATATGTCCGTCGTAGTTCTCCCACAAACCATTAGGAGTGACTAAACCCATAAATAAACTAGGAAAATTCCCGAAGGTTTGCGCTTCTCTTTGATAATTATTGAGTAAGCCTTTAAATCTACCCAGTGCATCTAATATTGTGGTGCGTGCTTCCGGGATGCGGTTTTGAATATGGGTGCGTCCTTCTATCGATAAGGGTTCGCGGACACCACCAGGAACCGCCCATGATGGATGTATCTTTCGCCCTCCCAATTGTTCAATAATCTCTTGTCCAAATTGACGCAAGCGAATTCCGCCACGCGCCAGTTCTGGTTCAGCTGCAATTAAACCAAATACATTGCGTTTTTCTGGGTCGCTATCCATTCCTAATAATAAATCTGGGGCGCTGAGGTGGAAGAAACTCAGGGCGTGGGATTGGATAATTTGTCCTAAATTCATCAAACGACGCAGTTTTTCCGCAGCTTTGGGAATTGTAACTGCAAGGATGCGATCGCCTGCCTTTGCTGAGGCTAACAAATGGCTGACCGGACAAATCCCACAAATTCGCGCCGTAATTCCTGGCATTTCCCAAAGCGGGCGACCCTCGCAGAACTTTTCAAAACCACGAAATTCTGTGACATGAAAGCGAGCATCGCTCACTTGTCCTGTATCATCCAGATAAATACTGATTTTGGCGTGTCCTTCAATTCGGGTAACTGGGTCGATGATTACTTTTTTCATAACTCTCTCAGGTCAACCACTAGACCAGTTGTCATAAATTCCTTTAGCTTCTGGATATTCGTCGCAGTATTCTTCAAAGGCTGTTTTCACGACTTTCTCGGCCCTTTGATGTGCGATCTCGGCTTGTAATTCCTCGATCGCATCCCAAGCAACAGCACATTCTTCTGAATGGATACCTTGGCGATCGCAAATGACACGAGCTTTTTTAATTTCGTCCTGAAGTTGTTGTTCTAGCAGGAAAGTATGGGGTTGCTCAAGAAAGCTACTATTAGCTAGAATGTCAACCAGGGAAATGATACCCAGTAGTTCGCCCTGAATAACGGGCGCTCTCTGCAAATTATGGTCAGCAAATAACCGCGCTATGTATTCTAAGGCAAGTTCAGGATTGACAACGATACAAGGCTTGGTCATCACTTCATGAACACGCACACTAAAGGGATCTTTACCATAAGCAATCACTTTATATACAATATCCTTTTCAGTAATCATGCCGTAGGCATCGTGTTCATGGCGGCGATCTACAACCAGCGCTTTCCAGTCCCTTGCTCTCAAGAGTCTAACTGCTTCAGCCACTGTTGCTGAACTGTGAATCGTAGCAACATCTTTAGTCATAATGTCAGATGCTTTCAACATAATTGCTTCTAAAATTATTTTGTGATTGCCTCTGTTTCAACTTAGATAAAGAATCTGAGTAACTTGTGAAGTTAACCAAACTTGATAAATTCACGTCCTTTTAGCTGTGGTTTTTCTCCCCTTAAGAGTACCTCTAACACTGCTTTAATCTGAGTTGCTGAGGGTGGACAACCTGGCAAATAAATATCAACTGGGACTACTGTATGCACTGGTATCACCCGATCTAGTAAGGTTGGTACAATGCCAGGCTCATGGGGAATTGTGCCGTGAATATCTGCTGCTTCGATGTAGCAACGTTGCAGAACAGGTTCGGCACTACCTAAAGGATTGCGTAAAGCAGTAACATTACCAGTAACAGCACAATCACCAAAAGAGACAAGAATGTGCGATCGCTCTCTGACTATCTGAATCATTTGCAGGTGATCTTCATTAGCAATTGCACCCTCAACTAACACCACATCTACCCCTAGGGGATATTCTTTAGCATCAGCAAAGGGACTATAAACTAAATCTACTTGTGCTGCTAAATCAATCAGCCATTCATCCAAATCGAGAAAAGACATGTGACAGCCAGAACAGCCGCCTAGCCAAACCGTTGCTAATTTTAAACGAGTCATTTTATTTTTTAAATAAATTTTGACCTTAGCACTCAGGACTTTAGTGCAATTTCTTGCCATTCCTGCACGACATATTTTGGGATTGAAAGATTGATGAAGTGTTGTTTACCTACAGGTATACCAATCAACAATTCTTGAGTTGACAATTGAGGCAAGACATCCTTGAAGTTATACTGAGCGATGGTTGGTGCTGGTGCTTCATCTAGAAATATATCGGGAGCAGTTAATACTTTGCCTGTATCTGTAGTAATCTTTAGAGGTAAGGGATGGGGCAATTCCTGAGAACCAGGAAATCCCACCAATCGGAGATTTATTGAAGATATTTTATTGCTATTAGAATTAACTCGCTTAAACAAAATAACTTGCCAATAATTTCCTAATTCATCATTTAATTTTTCTTGTGAGCGATAAAGGATTTCTTCTGGCGTATCTTCTAATTGCATAACAGCAGCAATTACCTGTTGAGATGTGAAGGTTGCTAAACCCAGGTATATATATTGTTAATATTGCCAGCAATAGGAGCCACCAAAAAATTTTTAGGATGCGGCGTAACATTAGGTTTACCTCGTTGTGCTAATTTATGAACAGTAGCTAAACAAGCCATTGCTGCTTTTCTCTTGCTGTAAATAGGAAATCAAGCTTGGCGCGCTGGTGTTTCATTTCCCCGACGCTCGAACCTTTGTCAAAAAGCGCACCTGTAGGGCAAGCATTAACGCATTTGCCGCAAGAAGTACAAGTATCTGAGGTTCCCCAAGGCTGATTTAAATCAGTGATTACATGAGAATTTGTTCCTCTACCCGCCATATCCCAAGTGTGCGCTCCTTCGATTTCATCACAAACACGGATGCAGCGAGTGCAAAGAACACAACGGTTATGGTCAACGCCAAAACGAGCGTGAGAAATATCGACTTTGCGATCGGGGAAATGATAATCCAACCGAACATGATCCATACCCATCTCAATTGCCAAGTCTTGCAATTCGCAATTACCGTTAGCTACACAGACCGAGCAAATGTGATTACCTTCAGCAAATAGCATTTCTATAATAGTGCGACGATATTTTTGCAGGCGATCGCTATTTGTTTGGACTTCCATACCCTCAGCAACTTTTGTTACACAAGCAGGTTGGAGTTTATTACTCCCAGCAATTTCTACTAAACAAAGTCGACAAGCGCCAACATCTTCAACTCCTTGCAAGTGGCACAAAGTAGGAATGTGAATCCCTGCATCTTGCATCGCTTGGAGAATAGTTTCCTCCTCACGGGCGCTAATAAGTTTGTCGTTGACTGTTAAAGTTTTGACTGACATTGCCTCTAGCCTCAATCAGAATGAGCCTTTCGCTTCTAAAATGCCCTGAGTCTTGAATTGTAGACAAATAGTTTGAGGAACTTGTGAATACTGATCAATACTTGCGTGAGGAAACTCCTTCTCCCAAGGGGAGACGCGAAGCGCGAACAAGCAAATCAACTCGTGGAAAGAAGAAACCCAAAGAGTGATCTTTGGAATCCCCCGCTATATCAGGTACTCTTGATTAGGGGCGGGAGGATGTCAAATATCTGCAATTATTTTGAATTGAATTATATTCACTAATAAATTATTTCCAGGAATTATTCATTAGCAGAACGTTCAAACACTACTGAAAGATTATTGGCTGGCATTTGGTAAATTTGTTTCAAGATGAAATGTTCTGCCCTAGCTGCTGCCACTACATCATCCAAGTTCCGCACACCCCATTCTTGGTTTTGGGTGTGTAAATATTCGTCAAAAGCTGCATTACTCGCTGCTGTATGTTCTCCACCTTGTTTGAAGGGCCCATATAAATAGAGGATACCTCCTGCTTTTAGGATACGACCTGCCCCTGCCATTAGCCCCAAACAGGCTGACCACGGTGAAATGTGAATCATATTAATGTTGACGATAGCAACAATTGGCTCCCTATCAAGCCACTGAGTTACTTCTCCTTTTTCCACTGCCCAAACTGGTTCTCTAACATCTAGCTCAAGTGGTGGATAAACGTTATCAGAGGCATTGTGTTCAGTCCATGCACTAATGCTGACTCGTGACTCTAAATTTGCATCTGTTGGTAGCCACAGGCGAGGACTTAGCCTAGATGCAAAAAAGACTGCGTGTTCACCAGTACCACTTGCTATTTCTAAAATAGTGCCACTTTCTGGTAATACCTGCAAAAGTATTTCTAGAATTGGTTCTCGGTTGCGCTCAGTTGCTGGTGCGTATTGTCGTGCGTCTTGTGGTGTCATTCTTATCGTGATATTTTATAATTTTTCTCGCATAGTGCGCTTCCCGATAGTAACAATATAGATGATGTAGCCTATGCCCATTACAGTAATTATTGAGATAAAAAGTATCCACAGTTCATGTATTATCACTAGATACGTTCTTTTCGCATTGACGAAACAACTTTGACAATTAGATTTTAAACCTTAAACTTACAAACGTGTTTCATGGCTAAAAAAAAATCACTTCCATTACAATCAACTAAAGTAACTCCATTAGCCCTCTCTCAATTACATATCCGCTTGGAGTTTTTAGAAGCAGAACACAAATCGCTACTTAAACAGATTAAGAGAAAGCGAACAGAATTGAACAATTTTGTCGAGCAAATGCGAACCTTTGCCACAGAAATATTTCATCAAGCTAGTCCCCACTTTCAAAAAATGGCTGAGTTAGACCGAGATATTCATGCTCTATTTGATGAAATTTTTACCACTAGAAAGTTTGGGAAACAAACCATCAAAAATATAGAGGCAGTTTACCTTGAACTCCAGTTGACAGGAATTATTAGTCCAAACGCGAATCGCAAACAATTCAATACAGAGTTAAACGAACTATTTAATAATTCCGAATCCGAATCAGATTTCTCAGAGGAAGCGGCTGAAGGTAGTCATCAATATTGGCAAGCACAACAGTCTGTAGAATCTCCCTCTGTAGGAAGAACAGAGGATAAGAGAAAAATTCGGGAAACATTTCTCAGATTAGCTGAAATCTTTCACCCTGATAAGACAAGAGACAGCGAGACACAGATATATCATACAGAAATCATGAAATCAATTAATAAAGCTTACCAAGAAGGAGATTTGGCAAGACTTTTAGAAATTGAGCGAATTCAGCAGGTGGGAGAAGTTATTGATCTTAATAACGAGGATGATTTAACTCGCAAATGTCGAACTATAGAACAGCAAAATCAAATTCTCCTCACTCAATATGAAAATTTGAAACTGGAACTACGTTTAGTAAAAAATACTCCAGAAGGAGCTATGGTAAGTGATTCTCGTAAAGCTGC
This window contains:
- a CDS encoding hydrogenase maturation protease — its product is MSTTGYAYAIGYGNELRSDDGIGQRVAKALHLSNVKSLAVHQLTPELVEALAHADLAIFIDACFTSESSQVQVQSLSSESFSIIAGHTADPRSLLALTQALYNRCPPAWWIKVPGVNFELGYSLSPIAEIGVAIALQKVTQIIDENFSLLL
- a CDS encoding Photosystem Q(B) protein 1 is translated as MSTIVQPQREFNFFDFWDSFCRWITSTENRIYIGWFGVLAIPTLLAATTCFILAFIAAPSVDMDGIREPIMGSLMDGNNLITAAVVPTSAAIGLHFYPIWDAASIDEWLYNGGPYQLIVLHFIIGIWCYLGRFWELSYRLGMRAWIAIAYSAPVIAATSVLLVYPIGQGSFSDGLPLGITGTFHFMLAFQGDHNILMHPFHMLGVAGIFSGALFSSLHGSLVTSTLIQKTDENESINAGYKLGQKKFTYKYLAGHSSFLGRLLIPIFASKNHRAFHLLLAAFPTIGIWFAAMGVCSMAFNINGLNFNHSILDSRGEVIRTNADILNRANLGINAMHAPNVHNFPLVLSSGQPIPVS
- a CDS encoding tryptophan-rich sensory protein produces the protein MNHQFLVLPLLLFVVHLALGDTWNTIFTVERRLGAAVPVVILGPWLSAVVVTAIYWQTNPVAGMTLSFSCVWLTVAAVLVFRIWQLNGSEPLYPLKLTPLEK
- a CDS encoding ISAs1 family transposase; this encodes MSEGFEIKSADTLENSPHQRKPAEVADIVRIQQNLVEHFALIKDPRVERTKKHQLRDILVIAILAVIAGAQGWEDIENYGISKRQWLEEFLALPNGIPSDSVALASLRASDTFRRVFEFINPEELNRCFLRWIETLVTKMGGEIIPIDGKTIRGSYDRNQGKSALHVISAWASEQNLVLAQMKVEDKSNEITAIPALLELLDITGAIITIDAMGTQTEIAKKIIDKKADYVLALKANHPTLYRQVEQWFEQASAQDFQGIDVSYEQRIEKGHYRTEIRQVWSVPVSAIGELYQPRLWAGLQSVVMVVRVRRLWNQTTREIQFYLTSLHSDAQLLGRAIRKHWGIENQAHWTLDCTFAEDSCRIRSFHSPRNFALLRRIALNALNREHTYKRSLRQKMKRTAMDNDYIIRVLSFCFLDSTLNSSESFCQA
- a CDS encoding Ni/Fe hydrogenase subunit alpha, translating into MKKVIIDPVTRIEGHAKISIYLDDTGQVSDARFHVTEFRGFEKFCEGRPLWEMPGITARICGICPVSHLLASAKAGDRILAVTIPKAAEKLRRLMNLGQIIQSHALSFFHLSAPDLLLGMDSDPEKRNVFGLIAAEPELARGGIRLRQFGQEIIEQLGGRKIHPSWAVPGGVREPLSIEGRTHIQNRIPEARTTILDALGRFKGLLNNYQREAQTFGNFPSLFMGLVTPNGLWENYDGHIRFVDSAGNIIADKLDATHYQEFIGEAVQPDSYLKSPYYRPLGYPDQSDHCRLDSGIYRVGPLARLNICSHIGTPLADAELREFRDRGKGTVTSSFFYHYARLIEILACIEHIEIIIDDSDLMSKKLCADAGINQLEGIGVSEAPRGTLFHHYQVDENGLLQKVNLVIATGQNNLAMNRTVAQIARHFIHGSEIAEGMLNRVEAGIRAFDPCLSCSTHAAGQMPLHIQLVGIDGNIVNEVWRD
- a CDS encoding CP12 domain-containing protein, coding for MLKASDIMTKDVATIHSSATVAEAVRLLRARDWKALVVDRRHEHDAYGMITEKDIVYKVIAYGKDPFSVRVHEVMTKPCIVVNPELALEYIARLFADHNLQRAPVIQGELLGIISLVDILANSSFLEQPHTFLLEQQLQDEIKKARVICDRQGIHSEECAVAWDAIEELQAEIAHQRAEKVVKTAFEEYCDEYPEAKGIYDNWSSG
- a CDS encoding oxidoreductase; this encodes MTRLKLATVWLGGCSGCHMSFLDLDEWLIDLAAQVDLVYSPFADAKEYPLGVDVVLVEGAIANEDHLQMIQIVRERSHILVSFGDCAVTGNVTALRNPLGSAEPVLQRCYIEAADIHGTIPHEPGIVPTLLDRVIPVHTVVPVDIYLPGCPPSATQIKAVLEVLLRGEKPQLKGREFIKFG
- a CDS encoding DUF3122 domain-containing protein, producing MQLEDTPEEILYRSQEKLNDELGNYWQVILFKRVNSNSNKISSINLRLVGFPGSQELPHPLPLKITTDTGKVLTAPDIFLDEAPAPTIAQYNFKDVLPQLSTQELLIGIPVGKQHFINLSIPKYVVQEWQEIALKS
- the hoxU gene encoding bidirectional hydrogenase complex protein HoxU; protein product: MSVKTLTVNDKLISAREEETILQAMQDAGIHIPTLCHLQGVEDVGACRLCLVEIAGSNKLQPACVTKVAEGMEVQTNSDRLQKYRRTIIEMLFAEGNHICSVCVANGNCELQDLAIEMGMDHVRLDYHFPDRKVDISHARFGVDHNRCVLCTRCIRVCDEIEGAHTWDMAGRGTNSHVITDLNQPWGTSDTCTSCGKCVNACPTGALFDKGSSVGEMKHQRAKLDFLFTAREKQQWLV
- a CDS encoding DUF938 domain-containing protein, whose product is MTPQDARQYAPATERNREPILEILLQVLPESGTILEIASGTGEHAVFFASRLSPRLWLPTDANLESRVSISAWTEHNASDNVYPPLELDVREPVWAVEKGEVTQWLDREPIVAIVNINMIHISPWSACLGLMAGAGRILKAGGILYLYGPFKQGGEHTAASNAAFDEYLHTQNQEWGVRNLDDVVAAARAEHFILKQIYQMPANNLSVVFERSANE
- a CDS encoding J domain-containing protein, producing MAKKKSLPLQSTKVTPLALSQLHIRLEFLEAEHKSLLKQIKRKRTELNNFVEQMRTFATEIFHQASPHFQKMAELDRDIHALFDEIFTTRKFGKQTIKNIEAVYLELQLTGIISPNANRKQFNTELNELFNNSESESDFSEEAAEGSHQYWQAQQSVESPSVGRTEDKRKIRETFLRLAEIFHPDKTRDSETQIYHTEIMKSINKAYQEGDLARLLEIERIQQVGEVIDLNNEDDLTRKCRTIEQQNQILLTQYENLKLELRLVKNTPEGAMVSDSRKAAKKGINSMSLMLKTIESQMNVISQIRDFVKDFREQKITIKEFLGGPPTPHSLDEEMMEDILEQMLSELMR